Proteins encoded within one genomic window of Flavobacterium gilvum:
- the recQ gene encoding DNA helicase RecQ yields MNSNEIDIHKELKKYFGFSQFKGLQEKVITSLLNKQNTFVIMPTGGGKSLCYQLPALVQEGTAIVVSPLIALMKNQVDAIRSLSSENGIAHVLNSSLTKTEIAQVKSDISKGVTKLLYVAPESLTKDEYVAFLQTVSISFVAIDEAHCISEWGHDFRPEYRNLKNIIKQLGEVPIIGLTATATPKVQEDILKNLEMSNATVYKASFNRPNLFYEVRTKTKNIESDIIRFIKQHKGKSGIIYCLSRKKVESITEVLQVNGISAVPYHAGLDAKTRAKHQDMFLMEDVEVVVATIAFGMGIDKPDVRFVIHHDIPKSLESYYQETGRAGRDGGEGHCLAYYSYKDVEKLEKFLSGKPVAEQEIGFALLHEVVAYAETSMSRRKFLLHYFGEEFDSETGEGADMDDNVRNPKTKVEAKDEVLKLLEVVKKTKHIYKSKEIVFTLIGRVNAVINAHKTDSQSFFGSGSNHDDKFWMALLRQVLVAGLLKKDIETYGIIEITKEGLAFLKHPESFMMSEDHEYSESEDEAIVTAAKSSGTADELLMSMLRELRKKVAKKLGVPPFVVFQDPSLEDMALKYPISQAELTNIHGVGEGKAKKYGKEFTELINRYVEENDIIRPDDLVVKSTGVNSVNKLYIIQNIDRKLALTDIASAKGLKMDDLIKEMEQIVYSGTKLNIKYWLDEMLDEDQQEEIHDYFMESESDSIEKALKEFDGDYDIDELRLMRIKFISEVAN; encoded by the coding sequence ATGAATTCAAACGAAATTGACATACACAAAGAATTAAAGAAATATTTTGGCTTCAGCCAATTCAAAGGCCTACAGGAAAAAGTAATAACGAGTCTGCTTAATAAACAAAATACTTTTGTTATTATGCCGACAGGAGGAGGGAAATCACTTTGTTATCAATTACCAGCATTAGTACAGGAAGGAACCGCAATTGTTGTTTCGCCATTAATAGCATTGATGAAAAATCAGGTCGATGCTATCCGTAGTCTTTCTTCAGAAAATGGAATTGCCCATGTTTTAAATTCCTCACTCACCAAAACAGAAATCGCTCAAGTAAAATCCGATATTTCAAAAGGGGTAACAAAATTGTTATATGTAGCCCCAGAATCCCTAACGAAAGATGAATATGTTGCATTTCTTCAAACAGTCTCTATTTCATTTGTAGCAATTGATGAAGCGCATTGTATTTCAGAATGGGGACACGATTTCAGACCGGAATATCGAAATCTGAAAAATATCATTAAACAGTTGGGTGAAGTTCCCATTATTGGACTTACAGCCACAGCCACTCCAAAGGTTCAGGAGGATATTCTGAAGAATTTGGAAATGTCCAATGCGACTGTTTATAAAGCTTCGTTTAACAGACCCAATTTGTTTTATGAAGTTCGGACAAAAACCAAGAATATCGAATCGGATATCATTCGTTTCATAAAGCAGCACAAAGGAAAATCTGGAATTATTTACTGTTTGAGCCGTAAAAAAGTAGAATCCATTACCGAAGTTTTACAGGTAAACGGCATAAGCGCTGTTCCTTATCACGCCGGACTGGATGCCAAAACACGCGCTAAACATCAGGATATGTTTTTGATGGAAGATGTAGAAGTTGTGGTTGCAACTATCGCTTTTGGTATGGGAATAGACAAGCCCGATGTGCGTTTTGTGATTCATCACGATATTCCAAAATCATTGGAGAGTTATTATCAGGAAACAGGGCGCGCCGGTCGTGACGGTGGCGAAGGACATTGTCTGGCTTATTATTCTTATAAAGATGTAGAAAAGCTGGAAAAATTCCTGTCTGGAAAGCCGGTTGCCGAGCAGGAAATCGGATTTGCCTTGTTACATGAAGTTGTTGCTTATGCCGAAACTTCGATGTCCAGACGTAAGTTTCTACTGCATTATTTTGGGGAAGAATTTGATAGCGAAACTGGCGAAGGTGCAGACATGGACGATAACGTGCGCAATCCAAAAACAAAAGTCGAAGCCAAAGACGAAGTACTTAAACTATTGGAAGTTGTCAAAAAAACCAAGCATATATACAAATCCAAAGAGATTGTCTTTACTTTGATAGGTCGCGTGAATGCTGTTATTAATGCTCATAAAACCGATTCTCAATCCTTTTTCGGGTCAGGTTCAAATCACGATGACAAATTTTGGATGGCTTTGTTGCGACAAGTTCTTGTGGCGGGATTATTGAAAAAAGACATTGAAACTTATGGAATAATTGAAATAACCAAGGAAGGTCTGGCTTTTTTGAAACACCCAGAATCTTTCATGATGTCCGAGGATCACGAATACAGTGAGTCCGAAGATGAGGCTATTGTAACTGCGGCAAAATCATCTGGAACTGCTGACGAATTATTGATGTCAATGTTGCGCGAATTGCGTAAAAAAGTGGCTAAAAAATTAGGAGTCCCTCCATTTGTGGTTTTTCAGGATCCTTCTCTTGAAGATATGGCTTTAAAGTATCCTATTTCACAAGCTGAATTGACTAATATTCATGGGGTTGGTGAAGGAAAAGCCAAAAAATACGGTAAAGAATTCACCGAATTGATAAACCGTTATGTGGAGGAAAATGATATTATACGTCCCGATGATTTGGTTGTGAAATCAACTGGAGTGAATTCTGTCAATAAATTATATATTATTCAAAACATAGACAGAAAGTTAGCTTTGACGGATATCGCTTCCGCAAAAGGGTTAAAAATGGATGATTTGATTAAAGAAATGGAGCAAATCGTTTATTCGGGGACCAAGTTGAACATCAAATATTGGTTGGACGAAATGCTTGATGAAGATCAGCAAGAAGAGATACATGATTATTTTATGGAATCAGAATCGGATAGTATCGAGAAAGCTCTTAAAGAATTTGATGGAGATTACGATATTGACGAATTACGCTTGATGCGAATTAAATTTATCAGCGAAGTAGCGAATTAG